The nucleotide window GATTATTTTACAGCTACTCTACTAAAGCCTATTTTACACTGCAGAATACATCCAATATTCTTAATCATAAACACACACAGctaagagaggggaaaaaaaaaacaaacttgaaccCCATAAGCCAAAAATAACCCACTTCTACTAACCTCAGGTACTAGCACATCCCAGGATACAGTACAgcacagaggaggaagagggaaagacTCAAAGACTCTCCATGTGTCAAGCTCTTTTAGAGCTGAAGACCATTCCCTGTTGTAATCTGAAGCtgctaaaaataaagtcactaaAATAATACAACAGTACTTTATATAACCTAATgacaaaagaaacattttttgctCCTTATCAAGGTTTATAAGGCTAATATTACTGGTATACTAAGtgataaaataaaacaaggcatGGTAAAGACTGCTTTATTGGTGGCAGCTAATACAAGACAATAAATATTGATCCCCAAAGAACTCAGTTATGTATCAGATTACTGGTCCACAGAGAGCTGAATGGAATTGAACCAACTGATTGCTGGGAGGATAAACTCAAGTCAATCCTGCTTCTTGGGAAATGAAGCCACAGCCAGTTCATACATGGCATATGCCGTTcctgaaaaatgagaagaaacaaGAACTTAAGAAATCTTGAGGTTTAAATGTATAAACTCAATATTCCAGCTAAAAAGTTGTAAGGTAAAGGCAATCTTGGTATTAAGACTACTGTTATGAGAACATACAAAAGTATTTTGATAGATGCtggcaaaatttaaatatatatatatacaaacacacttAATGTCATTTCAATATTAGTTAACTTGTATAGGAAGTGTTAGACAcaagaaaataatgtatttccTAACTTAATGgcatggaaaaattttaaataagttaaGAATATATAACCTAAGATTGCCTGAGAAATGCTAAGAATGATTCAAAAGTCAAAGAAGGACAAATATCCAAGGCCTTCCCTGAAGTGTATCATCAATATAAAACCAAGGAGGAGtgacatataatttttaaataatcaaatcTATAAGTAAGAATTTCTAATTTAGGACTTTACCTTAATAAAGCCCAAATGTCACTCTCTGGTTGTCCATAAACGCCCCTTCACTACACTCAACTCAAGTCAAAGAAGGCACCTTGGCACAAGCAAGGGGACTCTGTGATTAGGGTTCAAATATCAGCTATTCCACAAAGAAGTGATATTATCTTGGGTAATTAACATAACCccttcatggaccacagcctggtctcagcgaaggggcttgcataattcAATGAATCTATGAGCCAAGCCACGCACAGCCACCCAAGATAAATGGGTCATAAtgaagagttctaacaaaatgtagtccactagaggaggaaatggcaaactacttcagtattcttgcctccaccatgaggggagcctggtgtgctgcagtccatggggttgcaaggagtcagacaggacttagcgactaaacaacaaaattaacGTAACTTCATCTTTAAAAGGAGGATACATTACAGACTTAATACAAGGGTTACAGAAACCCATGTATGTGGCTTTCCTATCAACAGAACGAGCACACAGTAATCACTAATAttatgttcccttctcctctagaGAGCAATTATTCAAATTCCTAACTCTGCTCCTAGAATACCAATTTGTGATACTCCAATCACAAATACCAATTTGTGATTGCTAATACTGAATAATGGACCCACCCAATTCACAGAAAAAATATCAAAGCGCTTTACAAGTAGTGAAAAAAGGACTGTGTTGCACAAGGTTTTATTTCCATCATAAATACGTATGTACATGGTTTACATGTAAAGTGTGTTTCTATTATGCATCACAGTCAAAATACCTAAGAACCCCTGTTACAGGAGACGGGGTGTAGCAGCTATCTTTGACTCCTCCAAAGGCCTGCACAGCCACCAGAGGCACGCTCCAAAAACCACCTCTATCACAAGAGAATCATCAAACTTCACTGGCTTATGTCTTTTTAAGACACTAAATTGTTCTTATACAATGTGTATCAATCATCTTCTTGAGTCATTGTATGTGAAGCAATTAAGACTGCAGGTTCTGGGGACAGACTGCCTGTGTTAAACACTGGCATAGTGAGAGCAATGACGTTGTTAGCTATCCCTACTATGACTTTGCTATAGAGCAAGCATTCCACCAACTTACCACCAACTGTAAGAATCATGGTGGCTCTATACAGGAGGGCATCAGCTATCCCACCCTTCAGAtgcactggaattccattatccTCCtaggataaataataataatgaatacaTGTGTTATTAGCTTCCAACTAAATGAAAAAGATTAATCCATTCATTTGAAAGTAAGTGGCTTCTTAGACACCTGGAACTGAAATAttctaaatatcaaaattaaaaaggacTGTAAGTTTCCTGATTCTTTCTCTACTGCaactacttttaaaataaaaacttctaaaaatcaacatttttatcttttaaagttaatttcagATCTAAAAAAGATGCTCTTTTCACGGAAAATATAAACAGTAAAGCTGTGAAAATATATTAAGttcatcaattttaaaaatgcagtaatCATCAAACTTTACATTTGGTTATAGGGATTTTCCTTCCCTTAAAAAATGGGGAGAGTATTTTGGTTTATAACCCTAAATTACATCTTTAGTCCCCCCGTCCAGCacctggcatatagtagataTTTTATACAcctattaaatatgttttattttttgtagcatacaagacagaatttttttttaaccatttaaaattttctttatgaaaaaccagagatcacaacaaaacaaaaaatcaataacctaactACTTATAAAAGGTAAACTGATATGTTCCATTAAGTCTTTCCTCATGAGAAATCCACTATTAACAGCAAAATACAtatccttaattttttaaagcttatattGTCAAAGCTTTTAAATTATGCACATACTTCTTTAATACATGAAATGAGATTGTGCTAGATAATGATCTATCACACTATTTTTCACGCAATACTTATCTTAAAAACCAATGTTAGTCCATTTAAACttactttgttccttttaatggctacaTAGCATTCCATTGTGTAAAAAGTGTCATAATTAAATTAGCCAATCCTCTATTATGCTACTATTCTGTATCAAAgatcctttttgtgtgtgtgtgtgtaattttttactttttggtcacacctcacagcatgtgggatcttaagtttccCAACCAGCGATCCAACCCatgccttctgcattggaagtgcagtttTAACTCTGGACTGTCAGCAAATTCCCTATGTAGCAAAGATCTTTAAAATGGGAGTCCTGGATCATAGCATATGTAATTTGTTTCTAATGATACTATAAACACCCTGTAAAATTTCTATACCAATACTACAACCTGGCATGTATCAATGTACTGTATAGGAATGTACGTATCTCCCATACCTGGCTATCATAACCTATTTTAAATCTTCTAAAGTTTTGACAACCAATCAGGGGGAAAGAGTAGCAActtgtcattttaatttgcatttcttactGATTTATAGCTCTCTGTATAATAAGGATATTGACTTTTcgttaattttaaaacttttctctcAATTTGTCACTTAGCTCTTGTAACCACAGAACATTTGAAATTTTCATGTCTCCAAACCGTGCAATTGTTCTCCTTTACAGCTTCTAGGCTTTGTAAAGACTTTCTTAGCATGGCTCCTAAGATTA belongs to Bubalus kerabau isolate K-KA32 ecotype Philippines breed swamp buffalo chromosome 9, PCC_UOA_SB_1v2, whole genome shotgun sequence and includes:
- the LOC129619625 gene encoding cytochrome c oxidase subunit 7A2, mitochondrial, encoding MLRNLLALRQIAKRTISTSSRRQFENKVPEKQKLFQEDNGIPVHLKGGIADALLYRATMILTVGGTAYAMYELAVASFPKKQD